One window of Nocardia sp. NBC_00508 genomic DNA carries:
- a CDS encoding ABC transporter ATP-binding protein, with product MATDTRGLNVVRARQLRRGFGDRVVLRDLDIDIARGEFVALLGRSGSGKSTLLRALAELDYDVPGSGELSVPTERSVVFQDSRLLPWARVLDNVTLGLSGSEAAERGRSALAEVGLAGREKAWPKELSGGEQQRVALARSLVREPELLLADEPFGALDALTRIKMHALLQDLCARHRPAVLLVTHDVDEAVLLADRVLVLDDGRIAVDQRIDLERPRRHGDPAFLRHRSLLLASLGVGVETPADDEEKKAS from the coding sequence ATGGCGACAGACACTCGCGGACTGAATGTGGTCCGCGCCAGGCAGCTGCGACGCGGGTTCGGCGACCGGGTCGTGCTGCGCGATCTGGATATCGACATCGCCCGCGGCGAGTTCGTCGCGCTGCTCGGCCGCAGCGGCTCCGGCAAGAGCACGTTGCTGCGGGCACTGGCCGAACTGGACTACGACGTGCCGGGATCCGGTGAACTGAGTGTGCCCACCGAACGTTCGGTGGTGTTCCAGGACTCCCGGCTGCTGCCATGGGCGCGGGTGCTCGACAACGTGACCCTCGGGCTCAGCGGCTCCGAGGCGGCCGAGCGCGGACGCTCCGCGCTGGCCGAGGTCGGCCTTGCGGGGCGGGAGAAAGCCTGGCCCAAGGAGCTTTCCGGTGGCGAGCAGCAGCGCGTCGCGCTGGCGCGGTCGCTGGTGCGAGAGCCGGAGCTGCTGCTGGCCGACGAACCTTTCGGCGCGCTCGACGCGCTGACCCGGATCAAGATGCACGCACTGCTGCAGGACCTGTGTGCCAGGCACCGGCCCGCCGTGCTGCTGGTCACCCACGATGTGGACGAGGCCGTGCTGCTGGCCGACCGCGTCTTGGTGCTCGACGACGGGCGCATCGCGGTGGATCAGCGCATCGACCTGGAACGTCCACGCCGCCATGGTGATCCGGCGTTTCTGCGGCACCGATCTCTGCTATTGGCCAGCCTGGGTGTCGGCGTGGAGACGCCCGCCGACGACGAAGAGAAGAAAGCCTCATGA
- a CDS encoding ABC transporter permease gives MATLDAGVLHRIGLGRSGPEPILAKRKIARPRLGPGRPIPFGIAVGPTLLVAVWVAGSASGALDPETLPAPWTVAQTAGDLLADGRLQSNLRTSVQRAVIGLGLGVAIGLVLALLAGLSRIGEALVDGPIQIKRAIPTLALIPLFIVWFGIGEEMKLLVITTSVAVPIYLNTHAHLRSVDAGYLELAQTVQLSRWGFVRRIALPGSLPGFFTGLRLAVTISWLALVVVEQVNATSGIGYLMTQARTYGQIDVIVVGLVIYGLLGLFGDILVRAAERKALSWRQTLAD, from the coding sequence ATGGCAACGCTGGACGCCGGAGTACTGCACCGCATCGGCCTCGGCCGTTCCGGGCCGGAACCGATACTCGCCAAACGCAAGATCGCCCGCCCGCGACTCGGGCCGGGCCGCCCGATCCCGTTCGGCATCGCCGTGGGACCGACGTTGCTGGTCGCCGTGTGGGTGGCCGGGTCGGCTTCGGGCGCCTTGGATCCGGAGACCCTCCCCGCGCCGTGGACGGTCGCGCAGACCGCCGGTGACCTGCTCGCCGACGGCCGCTTGCAGAGCAACCTGCGCACCTCCGTGCAGCGCGCCGTGATCGGGCTCGGCCTCGGCGTCGCCATCGGCTTGGTGCTCGCGCTGCTGGCCGGGCTGAGCCGGATCGGCGAGGCATTGGTGGACGGGCCGATCCAGATCAAGCGCGCCATTCCCACGCTCGCGTTGATCCCGCTGTTCATCGTGTGGTTCGGCATCGGCGAGGAAATGAAGCTGCTGGTCATCACCACCAGCGTGGCGGTGCCGATCTACCTGAACACGCACGCGCACTTGCGCAGCGTCGACGCGGGATACCTGGAACTCGCCCAGACCGTGCAGCTGTCGCGCTGGGGGTTCGTCCGCCGGATCGCTTTGCCGGGATCGCTGCCCGGATTCTTCACCGGCCTGCGGCTCGCGGTCACCATTTCCTGGCTGGCACTCGTCGTCGTGGAACAGGTCAACGCGACCAGCGGTATCGGCTATCTCATGACCCAGGCCCGCACCTACGGCCAGATCGACGTCATCGTGGTCGGCTTGGTGATCTACGGCCTGCTCGGCCTGTTCGGCGACATCCTGGTGCGCGCCGCGGAAAGGAAGGCGCTGTCATGGCGACAGACACTCGCGGACTGA
- the bioD gene encoding dethiobiotin synthase: MTILLITGTSTDVGKTVVTAAVAAAALADGRSVAVCKPGQTGVAVGAPGDLAEIQRLSGVTRTLELVRYPDPLAPDTAAQRAGLPELTLAETAAAIDALSDADLVLVEGAGGLLVRLGDFTLLDLAQKLGAPVLLVTAAGLGTLNHTELTTRALQSAGVRCTGLVIGSWPAEPDLAASCNRTDLTRVTGVDLVGAIPAGAGRWDRERFTAAAPGWFEPAWSPGMLGPLG, encoded by the coding sequence ATGACCATCCTGCTGATCACCGGAACCTCCACCGACGTCGGCAAGACGGTCGTCACGGCCGCCGTCGCCGCCGCCGCTCTGGCGGACGGTCGCTCGGTGGCGGTGTGCAAACCAGGTCAGACCGGTGTCGCGGTCGGTGCACCCGGCGACCTCGCCGAAATCCAGCGCCTGTCCGGCGTCACCCGGACGCTCGAACTCGTCCGCTATCCGGACCCGCTGGCGCCCGACACCGCCGCCCAGCGTGCCGGTCTGCCGGAGCTGACCCTCGCCGAAACCGCGGCAGCCATCGACGCTCTCTCCGACGCCGATCTCGTCCTCGTCGAAGGCGCGGGCGGATTGCTTGTGCGGCTGGGCGATTTCACGCTGCTCGACCTCGCCCAGAAACTCGGCGCCCCGGTCCTGCTGGTCACCGCCGCTGGTCTGGGAACCCTCAACCACACCGAACTGACCACCCGCGCGCTGCAGTCGGCGGGCGTGCGGTGCACGGGCCTGGTGATCGGCTCCTGGCCCGCCGAACCCGACTTGGCCGCGTCGTGCAACCGCACCGACCTGACCCGGGTAACCGGCGTCGACCTCGTCGGCGCGATCCCCGCGGGCGCGGGCCGCTGGGACCGGGAACGTTTCACGGCCGCGGCCCCCGGCTGGTTCGAACCCGCCTGGTCACCCGGAATGCTCGGTCCCCTCGGCTGA
- a CDS encoding ABC transporter substrate-binding protein, with translation MFRPSTFRSGLRSRTTAALLAVATVATLGLTGCANDDKPVGPTTDGPLPTEVPAGTTLVIADQSERLQSVLRISGELDKLPFTVEFANFVGGPAILEAFRAGAADVAQVGDVPPIHALVAGQDVPIIAAYQTSTTALKLAVAPGKPVSTLADLKGKKIAYAEGTAQQAAVLRAIDKAGLKTSDVQLVRLQLAEFLDAVRTGQVDVAPLIEPNVTRFLRTPGTSLIPDSETAGIYGGLAYLYARRAVVRDPAKAAATRALAGAFVRAYQWANTHPEEWARRYYVENQKVSADDAERIVDSLGTYVFPHLDQQLVDRQQSTIDAIAEAGELPKKVQAANGFDLRFDAAITQAVTESGAAFEPKAR, from the coding sequence ATGTTCCGACCAAGCACGTTCCGGTCCGGCCTCCGTAGCCGCACGACCGCCGCATTGCTCGCCGTGGCAACCGTTGCGACCCTGGGACTCACCGGCTGCGCGAACGACGACAAGCCGGTCGGTCCCACCACCGACGGGCCGCTGCCCACCGAGGTTCCGGCGGGCACCACCCTCGTGATCGCCGACCAATCCGAGCGCCTGCAGTCCGTCCTGCGTATCTCCGGTGAACTCGACAAACTTCCGTTCACGGTGGAGTTCGCCAACTTCGTCGGCGGCCCTGCCATTCTCGAGGCGTTCCGCGCAGGCGCCGCCGATGTGGCGCAGGTGGGCGACGTTCCCCCGATCCACGCGCTGGTGGCCGGGCAGGACGTTCCGATCATCGCGGCCTACCAGACCAGCACCACCGCGCTGAAACTCGCGGTGGCGCCGGGCAAGCCGGTGTCCACGCTGGCGGATCTGAAGGGCAAGAAGATCGCCTACGCCGAGGGCACCGCCCAGCAGGCCGCCGTGCTGCGCGCGATCGACAAGGCCGGACTGAAAACGTCCGACGTACAGCTGGTGCGGTTGCAGCTGGCCGAGTTCCTCGACGCGGTGCGCACCGGCCAGGTCGACGTCGCCCCGCTGATCGAACCGAACGTCACCCGGTTCCTGCGCACGCCGGGCACTTCGCTGATCCCCGACTCCGAGACCGCGGGCATCTACGGCGGCCTCGCCTACCTGTATGCCCGCCGCGCCGTCGTGCGGGACCCGGCCAAGGCGGCCGCCACCCGCGCCCTGGCCGGTGCGTTCGTGCGCGCCTACCAGTGGGCCAACACGCATCCCGAGGAGTGGGCGCGCCGCTACTACGTCGAGAACCAAAAGGTGAGTGCGGACGACGCCGAGCGCATTGTGGACTCGTTGGGCACGTACGTCTTCCCGCACCTGGACCAGCAGCTCGTCGACCGCCAGCAGTCCACCATCGACGCTATCGCCGAAGCGGGGGAATTGCCCAAGAAGGTGCAGGCCGCCAACGGCTTCGACCTGCGTTTCGACGCCGCGATCACCCAGGCGGTCACCGAGAGCGGTGCCGCGTTCGAACCGAAGGCACGCTGA
- a CDS encoding TetR/AcrR family transcriptional regulator C-terminal domain-containing protein, with the protein MQLHRADVVDGAIAILDQYGLADLTMRRLAGSLQVQPGALYWHFPNKQALLGAVADKILAPMEDPIAADEWSGQVTELAHRLRDCLLAYRDGAELVSATYASRLTTSKGRERLVSAAIRAGMPRHEAELAAFTLLYYVLGQTVDEQSRMQMDSVGALAEDATPLDETPDATARFDFGLQLFVAGVRHLLGTRVR; encoded by the coding sequence GTGCAACTGCACCGGGCGGACGTGGTGGATGGAGCCATCGCGATTCTGGATCAGTACGGCCTCGCCGATCTCACGATGCGCAGGCTGGCCGGTTCACTTCAGGTGCAACCCGGCGCGCTGTACTGGCACTTCCCCAATAAGCAAGCGTTGCTCGGCGCGGTCGCGGACAAGATCCTCGCCCCGATGGAGGACCCGATCGCGGCCGACGAGTGGTCCGGGCAGGTCACCGAATTGGCCCATCGCCTGCGCGACTGCCTGCTGGCCTATCGCGACGGCGCCGAATTGGTCTCGGCGACCTACGCTTCCCGGCTCACCACCAGCAAGGGCCGGGAACGCTTGGTGAGCGCGGCGATTCGCGCGGGCATGCCGCGGCACGAGGCCGAGCTCGCGGCGTTCACCCTGCTCTACTACGTGCTGGGCCAGACCGTGGACGAGCAGTCGAGAATGCAGATGGATTCGGTCGGCGCGCTCGCCGAAGACGCGACGCCATTGGACGAAACCCCCGACGCCACCGCGCGTTTCGACTTCGGTCTCCAATTGTTCGTCGCCGGCGTGCGGCACTTGCTCGGTACCCGCGTCCGCTGA
- a CDS encoding LLM class flavin-dependent oxidoreductase gives MTTPRQLSLNAFIYPSGHHEAAWRHPWSSPERIYDVAYYQEIGRTAEAAKLDAVFFADGPALRTNVKHNAASGLEPITLLTAIATATTHLGLIATASTTYYEPYNLARLFSTLDHISGGRAGWNIVTTGTDLAAANFGLDQHPDHAERYARAREFVDAVVALWDSWEDDAIVLDQASGVYADPGKIHRIDFAGEYLRVRGPFNAPRTPQGHPVLVQAGASNEGRAFAGKYAEAIFTAHQRLSDAQAFYADIKAQARGFGRDPEHVKILPGISPFIADTEAAAKRLEREFNELTVPEYGLAQLEGVVGISLRHLPLDDPIPVELFDTAGDVTDNGQSRLQVVAGIVQRERPTVRGLLHRLAGARGHRVFAGTPEQVADTIEEWFRNGAADGFNVMPPYYPGGLEVFAETVVPILQERGLFRTEYTGTTLRDHFGLPRPENRFTREPTLTH, from the coding sequence ATGACCACACCACGCCAACTCAGCCTCAACGCGTTCATCTACCCCTCCGGTCACCACGAAGCCGCGTGGCGGCATCCGTGGAGCAGCCCGGAGCGGATCTACGATGTCGCCTACTACCAGGAGATCGGCCGTACCGCCGAGGCGGCGAAGCTCGACGCGGTGTTCTTCGCCGACGGTCCTGCGCTGCGCACCAACGTGAAGCACAACGCGGCCTCCGGATTGGAGCCGATCACTCTGCTCACCGCGATCGCCACGGCCACCACGCATCTCGGTCTCATCGCCACCGCGTCGACCACGTACTACGAGCCCTACAACCTGGCCAGATTGTTCTCCACGCTGGACCACATCTCCGGTGGCCGCGCGGGCTGGAACATCGTCACCACGGGAACGGATCTCGCCGCGGCGAACTTCGGGCTGGACCAGCACCCCGACCACGCCGAAAGGTACGCGCGGGCACGGGAATTCGTCGACGCCGTGGTGGCGCTGTGGGACAGCTGGGAGGACGACGCCATCGTCCTGGACCAGGCTTCCGGAGTGTACGCCGACCCCGGCAAGATCCACCGGATCGACTTCGCGGGCGAATACCTGCGGGTGCGCGGGCCGTTCAACGCGCCGCGTACGCCGCAGGGGCACCCGGTGCTGGTACAGGCGGGCGCGTCGAACGAGGGCCGCGCGTTCGCGGGCAAGTACGCCGAGGCGATCTTCACCGCGCACCAGCGGCTGAGCGACGCGCAGGCGTTCTATGCCGACATCAAGGCGCAGGCCCGCGGTTTCGGCCGCGACCCGGAGCACGTCAAGATCCTGCCCGGCATCAGCCCGTTCATCGCCGATACCGAGGCGGCGGCCAAGCGACTGGAACGCGAGTTCAACGAGCTCACCGTGCCGGAATACGGCCTGGCCCAGCTGGAGGGCGTCGTCGGGATCAGCCTGCGGCACCTGCCGCTGGACGATCCGATTCCGGTCGAACTGTTCGACACGGCAGGAGATGTCACCGACAACGGACAGAGCCGCTTACAGGTCGTCGCGGGCATCGTGCAGCGGGAACGGCCGACCGTGCGCGGTCTGCTGCACCGCCTCGCCGGTGCGCGCGGTCACCGGGTGTTCGCCGGGACCCCCGAGCAGGTCGCCGACACCATCGAGGAGTGGTTCCGCAATGGCGCCGCGGACGGTTTCAACGTGATGCCGCCGTACTACCCGGGAGGACTGGAGGTCTTCGCCGAGACGGTCGTGCCGATCCTGCAGGAGCGCGGTCTGTTCCGTACCGAGTACACCGGCACCACCCTGCGCGACCACTTCGGCCTGCCGCGTCCGGAAAACCGATTCACCCGGGAGCCCACGCTGACCCATTGA
- the bioB gene encoding biotin synthase BioB, whose product MTQAPVDIDILSIARAQVLERGQGLNQEQTLEVLRLSDDRLEELLALAHEVRMKWCGPEVEVEGIISLKTGGCPEDCHFCSQSGLFQSPVRAAWLDIPSLVEAAKQTAKTGATEFCIVAAVRGPDERLMAQVAAGVEAIRNEVDIQVACSLGMLTQEQVDQLAAMGVHRYNHNLETSRSYFPNVVTTHTWEERWDTLRMVREAGMEVCCGGILGMGETLEQRAEFAANLAELEPDEVPLNFLNPRPGTPFGDLEVLPAADALRAVAAFRLALPRTMLRFAGGREITLGDLGAKQGILGGINAVIVGNYLTTLGRPAEQDLDLLGELKMPIKALNETL is encoded by the coding sequence GTGACCCAGGCACCCGTTGATATCGATATTCTGTCGATCGCCCGTGCGCAGGTGCTAGAGCGCGGCCAAGGGCTGAACCAGGAACAGACCCTGGAGGTACTGCGCCTGAGTGACGACCGGCTGGAGGAATTGCTCGCTCTCGCCCACGAGGTGCGGATGAAGTGGTGCGGTCCCGAGGTCGAGGTCGAGGGCATCATCAGCCTGAAGACCGGCGGCTGCCCCGAGGACTGCCACTTCTGCTCGCAGTCGGGGCTGTTCCAGTCGCCCGTGCGCGCCGCGTGGCTGGATATCCCGAGCCTGGTCGAGGCCGCCAAGCAGACCGCGAAGACCGGCGCCACCGAGTTCTGCATCGTGGCCGCCGTGCGCGGCCCGGACGAGCGCCTGATGGCCCAGGTCGCCGCGGGCGTCGAGGCGATCCGCAACGAAGTCGACATCCAGGTCGCCTGTTCGCTCGGCATGCTCACCCAGGAGCAGGTCGATCAGCTGGCCGCGATGGGCGTGCACCGCTACAACCACAATCTGGAGACCTCCCGCTCCTACTTCCCGAACGTGGTGACCACGCACACCTGGGAAGAGCGCTGGGACACGCTGCGCATGGTCCGCGAAGCGGGCATGGAGGTGTGCTGCGGCGGCATCCTCGGCATGGGCGAAACCCTGGAGCAGCGTGCCGAATTCGCCGCGAACCTGGCCGAACTCGAGCCCGACGAGGTGCCGCTGAACTTCCTCAACCCGCGGCCGGGCACACCGTTCGGCGACCTGGAGGTGCTGCCCGCCGCCGACGCGCTACGCGCTGTCGCCGCGTTCCGGCTCGCGCTGCCGCGCACCATGCTGCGCTTCGCGGGCGGCCGGGAGATCACCCTGGGCGATCTCGGCGCGAAGCAGGGCATCCTGGGTGGCATCAACGCCGTCATCGTCGGCAACTACCTGACCACCCTCGGCCGCCCTGCCGAGCAGGACCTGGACCTGCTCGGCGAGCTGAAGATGCCGATCAAGGCGCTCAACGAAACGCTCTGA
- a CDS encoding lipase family alpha/beta hydrolase, producing MSPLDERHPSTVSDWDDARRRARLRDTGLGHGWKTLRRTRVTVLRVAALLLAGLVVFAQYWKYDVVPEQARLARTDPAILPVAPPVDPKNWDTVVVDLVGLGGLDARDTAAALPALRTMGMVWAIRYDNQGIDTKVIADLIVRAAELSGLKNVVLVGHSMGGVIALEVAEHIHRDSDRRLVGVILDCTPMDLNAVRLESRGRGEDMLRWMGWLPGARESRLLRLTVESYARRERFLDRGEGLPGIRFGELGEVLREVLREKILSGDAASNGLIESQFTAIVAGGAADNLRALAEPVPEKPRPAIVFIRPRDAGRDRVVDVEYSHQVLIERSGGVDGTLLVVLARNTGHANPMQRPREYNTVIEQQVLPFVQRYQQQVRGTTVAAPPR from the coding sequence ATGTCGCCGTTGGACGAGAGGCACCCGTCCACCGTCTCCGACTGGGATGACGCGCGACGCCGAGCTCGGCTGCGGGACACGGGCCTGGGGCACGGGTGGAAGACGTTGCGCCGCACCAGGGTGACGGTGCTGCGGGTCGCCGCACTGCTACTGGCCGGGCTCGTGGTGTTCGCACAGTACTGGAAATACGACGTCGTGCCGGAACAGGCGCGATTGGCGCGCACCGACCCGGCCATCCTGCCCGTCGCCCCGCCGGTGGACCCGAAGAATTGGGACACCGTCGTGGTGGACCTGGTCGGATTGGGCGGCCTGGACGCCAGAGACACCGCCGCCGCGCTGCCCGCCCTGCGCACGATGGGCATGGTGTGGGCGATCCGCTACGACAATCAAGGCATCGATACCAAGGTGATCGCCGACCTGATCGTCCGCGCCGCGGAACTGTCCGGGCTGAAGAACGTGGTGCTGGTCGGGCACAGTATGGGCGGGGTGATCGCGCTGGAGGTCGCCGAGCACATCCACCGGGACAGCGACCGCAGGCTGGTCGGCGTGATCCTGGACTGCACGCCGATGGACCTGAACGCGGTCCGCCTGGAGAGCCGCGGGCGCGGCGAGGACATGCTGCGCTGGATGGGGTGGTTGCCCGGCGCCAGGGAAAGCCGCCTGCTGCGTTTGACCGTGGAGTCCTACGCCCGCCGCGAACGGTTCCTCGACCGTGGCGAAGGACTGCCCGGCATCCGGTTCGGCGAGCTGGGCGAGGTGCTGCGGGAGGTGCTGCGGGAGAAGATCCTCTCGGGCGACGCCGCGAGCAACGGCCTGATCGAGTCCCAGTTCACCGCCATCGTGGCGGGTGGTGCGGCGGACAATCTCCGCGCCTTGGCCGAACCCGTGCCCGAGAAGCCGAGGCCCGCCATCGTTTTCATCCGTCCGCGCGATGCGGGCCGAGACCGCGTGGTCGATGTGGAGTATTCCCACCAAGTGCTGATCGAGCGGTCCGGCGGCGTGGACGGCACGCTGCTGGTGGTGCTCGCGCGAAACACCGGGCACGCCAATCCGATGCAGCGTCCGCGGGAGTACAACACGGTGATCGAACAGCAGGTACTACCGTTCGTCCAGCGCTACCAGCAGCAGGTTCGAGGGACGACGGTGGCGGCGCCGCCCCGCTGA